A window of the Nibribacter ruber genome harbors these coding sequences:
- a CDS encoding ArsR/SmtB family transcription factor: MRLKHFNVSFGEQVFKAMSDASRIRILYLLLRNKELCIADMEMVLDFTQTKTSRHLIYLKNAGLVSFRKQDQWAFYAIKDEMLDLLQQMFAYLEKDAQLLKDQEVYLTLYSNRELAINRLQQRHFTGL; this comes from the coding sequence ATGAGGCTCAAACATTTCAACGTCAGTTTCGGGGAACAAGTATTCAAGGCTATGAGTGATGCTTCGCGCATCAGAATCCTGTACTTGCTTTTGCGCAACAAGGAGCTCTGCATCGCAGACATGGAAATGGTGCTGGACTTCACGCAGACCAAGACCTCGCGGCACCTCATCTACCTCAAAAACGCTGGTCTGGTGTCCTTTAGAAAGCAGGACCAATGGGCCTTTTACGCCATCAAAGACGAAATGCTGGACCTGCTGCAGCAGATGTTCGCCTACCTGGAGAAAGACGCCCAGCTGCTCAAAGACCAGGAAGTCTACCTAACGCTCTACTCTAACCGAGAACTGGCCATTAACCGCCTGCAGCAGCGGCATTTCACGGGTCTGTAG
- a CDS encoding carboxypeptidase-like regulatory domain-containing protein: MCFFWGFTSSTAQAQGGKKVIQLTGVVAAGDSLLGIPGASVYVPKAGRGTNTNEYGFFSLPVLAGDSVVISSIGFSKQSIIIPANFEKQSYSVIIEMLEDPTVLPEIRVFPYATFREFTQAVLALKLPSQDIDEQTAMSAQILAQMYKNTPMDANANHQNYMQLQNQQMLRRGGYNPGATNPLLNPFAWYQVIQSIKRGDFKKKQ; this comes from the coding sequence ATGTGCTTCTTCTGGGGTTTCACTTCTTCTACGGCACAAGCCCAGGGCGGCAAAAAAGTAATTCAGTTGACGGGCGTAGTAGCCGCCGGCGACAGCCTCTTGGGCATACCGGGCGCCAGCGTGTATGTGCCCAAGGCCGGCCGAGGCACCAACACCAACGAGTACGGCTTTTTCTCCCTGCCGGTACTGGCCGGCGACAGCGTAGTCATCAGCTCCATTGGCTTTTCCAAGCAGTCCATCATCATTCCGGCCAATTTTGAAAAGCAGAGCTATTCTGTAATCATTGAGATGCTGGAAGACCCAACGGTATTACCTGAGATCAGAGTGTTCCCGTACGCCACCTTCCGGGAGTTCACGCAGGCGGTTCTGGCCTTGAAACTACCCTCACAAGACATTGACGAGCAGACCGCCATGAGCGCCCAGATTCTGGCCCAGATGTACAAAAACACGCCCATGGACGCCAATGCCAACCACCAGAACTACATGCAGCTGCAAAACCAGCAGATGTTACGCCGTGGCGGCTACAACCCTGGGGCCACCAACCCGCTCCTCAACCCGTTTGCCTGGTACCAAGTCATCCAGTCCATCAAGCGCGGCGATTTTAAGAAGAAGCAGTAA
- a CDS encoding YciE/YciF ferroxidase family protein has product MAKLRTLEDLFEHQLKDLYSAEKQLIEALPKMAKATEDAKLRQAFENHLEETKEQKARLEKVCELVGISPGRMKCKAMEGLVEEGEETVEEDAEPEVKDAGLIASAQRMEHYEISGYGTAAHYAERLGHAEAAQLLRQTLEEEQKTDTLLNKLAKGYINQKAE; this is encoded by the coding sequence ATGGCTAAATTAAGAACGCTAGAAGACCTGTTTGAACACCAATTGAAAGACCTTTACAGTGCCGAGAAGCAATTGATAGAGGCACTTCCTAAGATGGCCAAAGCCACCGAAGATGCAAAACTGCGGCAGGCTTTTGAAAACCACCTGGAAGAAACCAAAGAGCAGAAAGCCCGCCTGGAGAAAGTATGCGAGCTGGTAGGCATCAGCCCGGGCCGCATGAAGTGCAAAGCCATGGAAGGCCTGGTAGAAGAAGGCGAAGAAACCGTGGAAGAAGACGCTGAACCAGAAGTAAAAGACGCTGGTCTCATTGCCTCTGCCCAGCGCATGGAACACTATGAAATTTCTGGATACGGTACCGCCGCCCACTACGCAGAGCGCCTGGGCCATGCAGAAGCTGCCCAACTCCTGAGGCAAACCCTGGAGGAAGAGCAAAAAACAGACACCCTTCTGAACAAACTCGCCAAAGGCTATATCAACCAGAAAGCTGAGTAG
- a CDS encoding M1 family metallopeptidase: protein MKKFVLASGLLLSAFAPVLAQETIDKSKFRQLAQELPTPNTYRSASGAPGHEYWQQRADYTIKAELNDDNQSLTGSETITYTNLSPDVLTYLWVQLDQNIFEKNSMTSLTRTNSVPARAPFSTAEALAEQTFDGGYKIKSVKDANGRALPYTINFTMMRIDLPQPLKPKQSVKFSIDWTNLINDQKKQGGRGGYEFFPEDGNYEYQMAQWFPRMAVYDDVNGWQHKQFLGTGEFALPFGDYKVSLTVPSDHIVASTGELQNEDVLTSAQRSRLAQAKKANKPVLIVTPEEALKAEKSKAKGKKTWTFVAKDVRDFAWASSRKFIWDAMNVNYAGKNTMAMSFYPKEGNPLWGQYSTEVVGHTIKTYSKFTIDYPYPVAISVHGAVGGMEYPMISFNGGRPEKDGSYTERTKYGMISVIIHEVGHNFFPMIINSDERQWTWMDEGLNTFVQYLTEQEWQRDYPSSRGEPRNMTTYMKMDKAMQQPIMTNSESISQLGNNAYGKPATALNILRETVLGRKLFDYAFKEYARRWAFKHPMPADFFRTMEDASGTDLDWFWRGWFYTTDYVEQELTGVKWYSVDTKNPQVENARQRTEINAAPKSLSQQRNLQDIPKTLVDVKPELKDFYNTYDPLAVTPETQAAYQKYVQALSPEEKAILEKGLNFYEVGLRNNGGLVMPVVMQMTFSDGTNQIVRIPAEIWRYNEQEVTKVFVTEKPVVSFVLDPFQETADIDMSNNAYPARMAPSRFELFKQQPQGVTPNPLQKQMQQQRPQGNQ from the coding sequence ATGAAGAAGTTCGTACTCGCTTCGGGGCTGCTGTTGAGCGCTTTTGCCCCGGTATTAGCGCAGGAAACCATTGATAAGTCCAAATTCAGGCAACTGGCCCAGGAATTGCCCACTCCCAACACCTACCGCTCTGCCTCTGGCGCGCCCGGGCATGAATACTGGCAACAACGCGCCGACTATACCATCAAAGCTGAACTGAACGATGACAACCAGTCCCTGACCGGATCTGAGACCATCACCTACACCAACTTGTCGCCAGACGTGTTGACGTATCTGTGGGTGCAGTTGGACCAGAACATCTTTGAGAAAAACTCCATGACCAGCCTTACGCGCACCAACTCGGTGCCGGCGCGGGCGCCGTTCAGCACGGCAGAGGCTTTGGCAGAGCAGACCTTTGACGGCGGTTACAAAATCAAATCGGTGAAAGATGCCAACGGCAGAGCCTTGCCGTACACCATCAACTTTACCATGATGCGCATTGACCTGCCTCAGCCCCTAAAGCCGAAGCAGTCTGTGAAATTCTCCATTGACTGGACCAACCTCATCAATGACCAGAAGAAGCAGGGCGGCCGCGGCGGCTATGAGTTCTTTCCTGAGGACGGAAACTACGAGTACCAGATGGCACAGTGGTTCCCTCGTATGGCCGTGTATGATGACGTGAATGGCTGGCAACACAAGCAGTTCCTGGGCACGGGTGAATTCGCGCTTCCGTTCGGGGATTACAAAGTAAGCCTGACTGTTCCTTCTGACCATATCGTGGCTTCTACCGGTGAGTTGCAGAACGAAGACGTACTTACCTCAGCGCAGCGCAGCCGCTTGGCACAGGCCAAGAAAGCCAATAAGCCAGTCCTGATTGTAACGCCTGAAGAAGCTTTGAAAGCAGAGAAGTCTAAAGCAAAAGGCAAAAAGACCTGGACGTTTGTGGCCAAAGACGTGCGTGATTTTGCCTGGGCGTCTAGCCGCAAGTTCATCTGGGATGCCATGAACGTGAACTACGCCGGCAAGAACACCATGGCCATGAGCTTCTACCCCAAAGAAGGTAACCCGTTGTGGGGCCAGTATTCCACCGAGGTAGTGGGTCATACCATCAAGACGTACTCAAAGTTCACCATTGACTATCCGTATCCAGTGGCCATCTCGGTGCACGGCGCGGTAGGTGGGATGGAATACCCGATGATCTCGTTCAACGGCGGCCGTCCAGAGAAAGACGGTTCCTATACAGAGCGGACCAAGTACGGCATGATCTCCGTGATTATCCATGAGGTGGGTCACAACTTCTTCCCGATGATCATCAACTCTGATGAGCGTCAGTGGACGTGGATGGATGAAGGCTTGAACACCTTCGTGCAGTATCTAACGGAGCAGGAGTGGCAGCGGGATTATCCGTCTAGCCGCGGCGAGCCCCGCAACATGACCACGTACATGAAAATGGACAAGGCCATGCAACAGCCTATCATGACCAACTCTGAGTCCATTTCGCAGCTAGGAAACAACGCCTACGGCAAACCAGCCACGGCTTTGAACATCTTGCGTGAGACCGTGTTGGGCCGCAAATTGTTTGACTACGCCTTTAAAGAATACGCGCGCCGTTGGGCCTTCAAACACCCAATGCCGGCAGATTTCTTCAGAACCATGGAAGATGCTTCTGGCACCGACCTGGATTGGTTCTGGAGAGGCTGGTTCTATACCACAGACTATGTAGAGCAGGAGTTGACCGGCGTGAAATGGTACTCAGTAGACACCAAGAATCCGCAGGTAGAAAACGCCCGCCAGAGGACAGAGATCAATGCCGCGCCCAAGAGCTTGTCACAGCAGCGCAACCTGCAGGATATTCCTAAAACGCTGGTAGACGTGAAGCCAGAATTGAAGGACTTCTACAATACCTATGACCCCTTGGCAGTAACGCCAGAAACCCAGGCTGCTTACCAGAAATACGTGCAGGCCTTGAGCCCAGAGGAGAAGGCTATCCTGGAGAAAGGCCTGAACTTTTATGAGGTAGGTCTGCGCAACAACGGTGGTCTGGTAATGCCCGTGGTGATGCAAATGACGTTCTCTGACGGTACCAACCAGATTGTACGCATACCAGCAGAAATCTGGCGCTACAATGAGCAGGAAGTGACCAAAGTGTTCGTGACGGAAAAGCCTGTGGTGAGCTTCGTGCTGGATCCGTTCCAGGAGACCGCTGACATTGACATGAGCAACAACGCCTACCCGGCCCGCATGGCACCAAGTCGCTTTGAGTTGTTCAAGCAGCAGCCACAAGGTGTAACGCCTAACCCACTGCAGAAGCAAATGCAACAGCAGCGCCCGCAGGGCAATCAGTAA
- a CDS encoding J domain-containing protein encodes MLAESYRVLQVPLGAQMPEVRRAYRQLVLQYHPDRNHAPGANEMFLRVQAAYEFLQGYHSQPAAFYKPPVASPPSAKSKAEQDWEKYQYVYEPPADPKEFAAWAEVGKERVRRQAKKDHEMYILRTLAMKAKWWYPLARLVSYLVLCLGTAFGLAVLLTPVMFGWAGYFYYSYYYRFILLGVIIMPIGWRVLQMMKDLRQDIKYYFGEDLPASKL; translated from the coding sequence ATGCTGGCTGAGTCCTATAGAGTGTTGCAGGTTCCTTTGGGCGCGCAGATGCCCGAGGTGCGGCGTGCCTACCGGCAGCTAGTCTTGCAATACCACCCAGACAGAAACCATGCGCCAGGTGCCAATGAGATGTTTTTGCGGGTGCAGGCGGCCTATGAGTTTCTGCAGGGGTACCATTCCCAACCAGCGGCCTTCTACAAACCTCCCGTTGCCTCACCTCCCTCTGCCAAATCCAAGGCCGAGCAGGACTGGGAGAAATACCAATACGTGTACGAGCCGCCCGCAGACCCCAAGGAATTTGCCGCCTGGGCCGAGGTAGGGAAGGAGCGGGTTCGGCGTCAGGCCAAAAAAGACCATGAGATGTACATTCTGCGCACGCTGGCCATGAAAGCCAAATGGTGGTACCCACTGGCGCGTTTGGTGAGCTATCTAGTGCTTTGTCTGGGAACAGCGTTTGGCTTGGCGGTGTTGTTGACGCCCGTCATGTTTGGGTGGGCCGGGTACTTTTATTACAGTTACTACTACCGGTTTATCCTACTGGGGGTGATCATTATGCCCATCGGGTGGAGAGTGTTGCAGATGATGAAAGATTTGCGCCAGGACATCAAGTACTACTTCGGGGAAGACCTGCCGGCTTCAAAATTATAG
- a CDS encoding HupE/UreJ family protein — MASIFYTYLQVGFHHIFNLQAYDHMVFVLAMCALYTGQEWRRILALVTSFTLGHSITLALSTLEIITFNTALIELLIPITILLACLHNFTQLGKGKRKGSAVWTWGNFFAVAFGLIHGMGFSNYLKSLLGKGENIVLELFAFNVGIELGQLLIVALILVISAILVSGFRVARRDWVLGVSAAAGAIALMLILEQELTAIF; from the coding sequence GTGGCTTCCATCTTTTACACGTACCTTCAAGTAGGCTTCCATCATATCTTCAATCTGCAAGCGTATGACCACATGGTGTTTGTGTTGGCCATGTGCGCGTTGTACACCGGGCAGGAGTGGCGAAGGATTTTAGCCTTGGTTACCAGTTTCACGCTGGGGCACTCCATCACGCTGGCGCTATCTACCCTGGAAATCATCACCTTCAACACGGCGCTCATTGAGCTCTTGATTCCCATCACCATTCTGCTGGCTTGTCTGCACAACTTCACGCAGCTGGGCAAGGGCAAACGCAAGGGATCGGCGGTCTGGACCTGGGGGAATTTCTTCGCGGTGGCCTTCGGGTTGATCCATGGCATGGGCTTCTCCAACTACCTCAAATCATTGCTGGGCAAGGGCGAAAACATTGTGCTGGAGTTGTTTGCGTTCAACGTGGGCATTGAGCTGGGCCAGTTGCTGATAGTGGCCTTGATTTTAGTGATAAGCGCCATCCTGGTGAGCGGGTTTCGCGTAGCTAGAAGAGACTGGGTGCTGGGCGTGAGCGCCGCCGCGGGAGCCATTGCGTTGATGCTTATTCTGGAGCAGGAACTGACGGCCATCTTCTAA
- the clpB gene encoding ATP-dependent chaperone ClpB, protein MNFNNYTIKSQEAVQKATEIAGGNQQQAIETGHLLKGILQTDENVTNFYLKKLGINANQFGNRLDEIVTAYPVVTGGSPYLSNDAAAALQKATSYLKEFGDEYVAIEHLLLGLLAGRDKVATLMKDNGITEKGLKAAIKELRGDSKVTDQNAEAKYNSLKKYAIDLNEQARLGKIDPVIGRDEEIRRVLQILSRRTKNNPILLGEPGVGKTAIVEGLAQRIVSGDVPENLKSKTIMSLDMGLLVAGAKYKGEFEERLKAVIKEVVDSEGDIVLFIDEIHTLIGAGAGGESAMDAANLLKPALARGELHAIGATTLKEYQKYFEKDKAMERRFQAVTVDEPSIPDAISILRGIKEKYELHHGVRIKDDAIIAAVELSSRYITDRFLPDKAIDLVDEAASKLRIEMDSLPVELDEVQRKIMQLEIEREAIRRENDKEKENLLSKEIADLSETRDNLRAQWQSEKQVIEGIQKEKEAIEQYRLEADHAERAGDYGRVAELRYGKIQEAEARLKQLQEEVQQQQDGAHMLQEEVTSEDIAEVVAKWTGVPVNKMLQSDREKLLHLEEELGNRVAGQEEAIAAISDAVRRSRAGLQDPKRPIGSFIFLGTTGVGKTELAKALADFLFNDENAMVRIDMSEYQERHAVSRLVGAPPGYVGYDEGGQLTEAVRRKPYSVILLDEIEKAHPDVFNILLQVLDDGRLTDNKGRVANFKNTIIIMTSNIGANIIQENFQDLDEKNPEPTIERTKEEVFEVLKKTLRPEFLNRIDELIMFRPLSSREIRKIVDIQFRHIQERLEDSGIRLEATNEVLDFLGHEGYDPQFGARPLKRVLQRRILNELSKSILGGDIRKDAVVEAVLDHDQIKFVNIDIDLPVDR, encoded by the coding sequence ATGAACTTTAATAATTATACTATCAAATCACAGGAGGCCGTGCAAAAGGCCACTGAGATTGCGGGGGGCAACCAGCAGCAGGCCATTGAAACCGGCCACCTGCTCAAGGGCATCCTGCAAACCGACGAGAACGTCACCAATTTTTACCTCAAGAAGCTGGGCATTAATGCCAATCAGTTCGGCAACCGTCTGGACGAGATTGTGACCGCCTACCCCGTGGTTACCGGCGGAAGCCCCTACCTGAGCAATGATGCCGCTGCGGCCTTGCAGAAGGCGACTTCCTATTTAAAGGAGTTCGGGGATGAGTATGTGGCCATTGAGCACTTGCTTTTGGGCTTGCTGGCCGGCCGAGACAAGGTAGCCACGCTCATGAAAGACAACGGCATCACGGAGAAAGGTTTGAAAGCCGCCATCAAAGAACTGCGTGGAGACTCTAAAGTAACCGACCAGAACGCCGAGGCCAAGTACAACTCCCTCAAGAAATACGCCATTGACCTGAACGAGCAGGCACGCCTGGGCAAGATTGACCCCGTGATTGGCCGTGACGAGGAAATCAGACGCGTATTGCAGATTCTGAGCCGTCGTACCAAAAACAACCCTATTCTGCTGGGTGAGCCGGGCGTGGGTAAGACTGCCATAGTGGAAGGCCTGGCTCAGCGCATTGTGTCCGGTGACGTGCCCGAGAACCTCAAGTCCAAAACCATCATGAGCCTGGACATGGGTCTGCTGGTGGCCGGTGCCAAATACAAAGGAGAGTTCGAAGAACGCCTCAAAGCCGTTATCAAAGAAGTGGTGGACTCAGAAGGGGACATCGTACTTTTCATTGATGAGATTCACACGTTGATTGGGGCCGGAGCCGGGGGTGAAAGCGCCATGGACGCCGCCAACCTGCTCAAGCCAGCCTTGGCGAGAGGTGAGTTGCATGCCATTGGGGCCACCACGCTCAAAGAATACCAGAAGTACTTTGAGAAGGACAAGGCCATGGAACGCCGCTTCCAGGCCGTAACGGTAGATGAGCCCAGCATCCCAGACGCCATCTCCATTCTGCGCGGTATCAAAGAAAAATACGAGTTGCACCATGGCGTACGCATCAAGGATGACGCCATCATTGCCGCTGTGGAACTCTCCAGCCGCTACATCACAGATCGGTTCTTGCCAGACAAGGCCATTGACCTGGTAGATGAGGCTGCTTCTAAACTGCGCATTGAAATGGACTCTCTGCCGGTAGAGTTAGACGAGGTGCAGCGCAAAATCATGCAGCTGGAGATTGAGCGCGAAGCCATCCGGAGGGAGAATGACAAGGAGAAAGAAAACCTGCTCTCCAAAGAGATTGCGGACCTGAGCGAAACCCGCGACAACTTGCGTGCCCAGTGGCAAAGTGAAAAGCAGGTGATTGAAGGCATTCAGAAGGAGAAGGAAGCCATTGAGCAATATCGCCTGGAGGCAGACCATGCGGAACGCGCCGGTGATTACGGCCGTGTTGCCGAGCTGCGCTACGGCAAGATTCAAGAGGCAGAAGCCCGCCTGAAGCAATTGCAGGAAGAAGTGCAGCAGCAACAGGACGGTGCCCACATGCTGCAAGAAGAAGTGACCTCTGAGGACATTGCTGAAGTAGTGGCCAAATGGACGGGCGTGCCGGTAAATAAAATGCTGCAAAGCGACCGTGAAAAACTGTTGCACCTGGAAGAAGAACTAGGCAACCGCGTAGCCGGTCAGGAAGAAGCGATTGCAGCCATTTCTGATGCCGTGCGCCGGAGCCGGGCAGGTTTGCAGGATCCTAAGCGCCCTATCGGGTCGTTCATCTTCCTGGGTACTACCGGGGTAGGTAAAACCGAGCTGGCGAAGGCCTTAGCCGACTTCCTATTCAACGATGAGAACGCCATGGTGCGCATTGACATGAGTGAGTACCAGGAGCGCCACGCGGTGAGCCGATTGGTAGGAGCGCCTCCGGGCTACGTGGGCTATGACGAAGGTGGTCAACTGACCGAGGCCGTGCGCCGGAAACCATACTCTGTTATTTTGCTGGACGAGATTGAGAAAGCGCACCCAGACGTGTTCAACATCCTGCTGCAAGTTTTGGATGACGGTCGCCTGACGGATAACAAAGGACGCGTGGCCAACTTCAAGAACACTATCATCATCATGACGTCCAACATTGGGGCCAACATTATCCAGGAGAACTTCCAGGATTTGGATGAGAAGAACCCAGAGCCTACCATTGAGCGCACCAAGGAGGAAGTATTTGAGGTCTTGAAGAAAACGCTTCGGCCGGAGTTCCTGAACCGCATTGACGAGCTGATCATGTTCCGTCCGTTGAGCTCCAGAGAAATCCGGAAGATTGTGGACATCCAGTTCCGTCACATTCAGGAGCGTCTGGAAGACTCCGGCATCAGGCTGGAAGCCACCAATGAGGTGCTGGACTTCCTGGGGCACGAAGGCTACGACCCGCAGTTTGGGGCCCGCCCATTGAAGCGTGTGCTGCAACGCCGCATCTTGAACGAGCTGTCCAAGTCCATCCTGGGCGGTGACATTAGAAAAGATGCCGTAGTAGAAGCGGTGCTGGACCATGACCAGATTAAGTTTGTAAACATTGACATTGATCTGCCTGTTGACAGATAA
- the nfi gene encoding deoxyribonuclease V (cleaves DNA at apurinic or apyrimidinic sites) yields the protein MAWPSHLPPPDPLVVKELTARQEELREQVILQKPDFQLNWLAGCDSSFIGENILSVFVLLKYPELELMEKVYHYGPVELPYIPGFLAFREAPNLVKAYAQLQQKPDLIMVDGHGIAHPRRLGIASQLGVLLNKPTLGVAKKVLTGKYEEPAPVKGSITPLTHRGEQIGNVIRTKDKVKPVFVSPGHLMDLETATAIALKTALKHKLPEPTRLADHYAEVFKAEVR from the coding sequence ATGGCCTGGCCTTCGCATCTTCCTCCTCCAGACCCGCTTGTGGTCAAAGAACTTACCGCCAGGCAAGAAGAGCTTCGGGAGCAGGTGATCTTGCAGAAGCCTGACTTCCAACTGAACTGGCTAGCCGGCTGCGATTCTTCTTTCATAGGCGAAAACATCCTTTCTGTGTTTGTGCTTTTGAAGTACCCCGAGCTGGAACTGATGGAGAAGGTCTACCATTACGGACCCGTAGAACTACCCTATATTCCCGGTTTTCTGGCCTTTAGAGAAGCTCCCAATTTGGTGAAGGCCTACGCCCAGTTGCAGCAGAAGCCAGATTTAATCATGGTAGACGGGCACGGTATTGCGCACCCTCGTCGGTTGGGCATTGCCAGCCAACTAGGCGTGCTCCTGAACAAACCCACCCTGGGTGTGGCCAAGAAGGTGCTCACTGGCAAATACGAAGAGCCCGCCCCCGTCAAAGGAAGCATCACGCCGCTCACGCACCGGGGAGAGCAGATTGGCAACGTGATCAGAACCAAAGACAAGGTGAAGCCCGTGTTCGTGTCTCCGGGGCACCTCATGGATTTGGAAACCGCCACCGCCATTGCCCTTAAAACCGCCTTGAAGCACAAGCTCCCAGAGCCCACCCGCCTGGCAGACCACTACGCTGAAGTCTTTAAAGCCGAAGTCCGGTAA